A region of the Methyloprofundus sedimenti genome:
GCATAAGCTGTGCCGCTAGTGCCGTCATTGGCGTAGATGTAGACTGGGTGCTAGCTAAATCGGTGGCCATATGAAGGTCTTTTAATAATGTTTTGACACGCCATTTAATGGGTGTAAAAATGCCGCTTGCCATTTCAGGAGCTACGATTTGCAGCGGCTTAGAGTCGGCAAAACCACCTGTCAGAGCAGTGGCAATTTTACTGGCATCTACTCCGGATTTTTCTGCTAATGCAATCATTTCCGCAATAACCAGGACATTACAGCTAACAATCATTTGATTGCAAACCTTGGTTATCTGACCGCTGCCAACTTTCCCCATATGAGTGAATTGGCTATATAAAGATTCCAGTACTTCACGAGCAATTTTAACGGACTTTTCATTGCCCCCCGCCATAATGGCAAGGGTGCCATCTGTCGCACCGGCAACGCCTCCAGAGACAGGCGCATCAACCCAATCCATTGCACAGTTTTTATGTAAAAGTTGTGCCAGTTGACGGGTTGTTTCAGGGTGTGTACTAGACAAGTCAATCAGTAATTTATGCTTGGTACCCAATGGGAGTAAGTGCTGCAAAACGATATTTTCTACAATTGGGCTATCTGCAAGGCAGAGCAGGATAATATCAGATTGAGCAACTAGATCAGTAACACTTTTACAGGGTATAGCGCCTGCCTGGATCACTGTATTAAGTTTTTCTGGCGTTCGATTCCAGACATTAACGCGGTAACCTGCCGCTAACAGACGGAGAGACATGGGTTGTCCCATTAATCCTATACCGATAAATCCAAGGCTTTTGTGCGTGTGATTCATAGCGAGAGGCTTATTATTCCTGATCTTTTAATTTCACAGCAGTACCATAGGCAAGTATTTCAGACGCATTCGCCATAATAGCACTGGTTGTAAAGCGTATATTAATAATCGCATCAGCTCCGCGTTTTGTTGCTTCATCAACCATTCTTTGGATAGCGATATCGCGAGCTTCGGCTAGCATTTCAGTGTAACCGACAATTTCCCCGCCAATAATACCCTTCAGGCCAGCCATAAGATCACGCCCAACATGCTTGGATTGCACGACATTACCTGTGACAACGCCGAGGTTTTTTTGAATTGTTTTGCATGGAATTTCAGGAGTAGTAGAGAATTGCATTTTGTTTTTCCTTTTTCAATTTATTGTACAGGTTCTGTTTTTGTTTCCGATAGTTCAGGTACAAACAGGGCAGGATCTACTTTGGTTTTATTTAAATAAACATTCCAGTGTAAATGTGGCCCGGTGACTCGTCCAGTTTCACCTACTTCTCCGAGTTTAGTCCCTTGTTCAACAATTTGTCCTGCTTTGACAGTTATTTTCGACATATGAAAATAACCACTTATCAGTCCTTGTCCATGGTCTAAAAACACAGTATTGCCATTGTAATAATAGCTGCCGGTATTGATGACCATACCAGGAGCCGGTGCGCTAATTGCTGTACCGGTTGATGCAGCAATGTCCAGACCGCTATGAGGGTTTTTGGGCTGGTTATTAAAAAAACGTTTGAGACCGAACGGGCTACTTAAACGTCCCTTGACCGGCAGGCTAAATAATAAGTCTTCAACCGGCTGTTCAGTCCAGGTGTTCAACGCTTTATTGATTGCAGGCCGTTCACTGCTAATACGCTTAAGATCATCAGGATTTGGATTAACCATGCGTTTGTTTTTAATGGTAATGTATTGCGCAGGGTAGTCTTTATCAACGATATCAAAAGCTAGCTCGGTGGTTTTCCCCTCTGTTTTTACCTGGATAGCGTGTTGCCCTGTTTTGCTCGTAAGTGGAATACCAATCACAGCAAACCACCTATGATCATTTTCCAGAATCAAAACGCGTTTATCCTGAAAAAAAACTTCTGGTGCCGGTGTTTCTACAGATCCAAGTTCAATATTAACAATACCACCTGGCACCGCCAGTTGTTTTGGAAGGGCGCTACTCAGCGATATTTGCGGTACCAATAATAATGTTAAGAGCAATTTATTCATGTTTAATTTCCCGTATCTGGCTGTTAATTGAACCTGTTGCCAGGCGTGTATTAAAAGTTTGTCCGACTTTTAGGTGCTGTGTCGATGTGATTAGTTTGCCCTGCTGATCGGTACTTAAAGTATAACCGCGTTGCAGGGTGGCCAGAGGGCTGACGATATTTAGAGTCTGGCTAAGGTGGGCTAGTCTTTCATGTCGTGTATGTAACTTGATTTTAATGTTAGTAAAGAGGCGATTGTTTAGAGCCAGGTATTCACTTTTAAGTCGCTGCACTGTATGCGCCGGGTTATATTGCCATAGTTGTGCATGATGTGTCTTTAGTCTTGCTTTCGCCTGACTTAGCTGGTTTTTCAGTGTATTCGTCAGGCGTAGTTCTAATTCATCGAGCCGTTGTGCTTTGATTTGTAATTGTTTACCGGGATGCTGCAATTGCAGGTTTTTAGTTAGCCAGTCCAGGTGTTGCGCAGTCTGTTGAATGTTATTTTTTATCAATTGAATTAAACGCTGCTCATATGCCTGAAACTGTCCTAACCATTGTTGTCCGTCAGGTGTACAATGCTCTGCCGCCGCCGTTGGTGTGGCTGCGCGTAAATCGGCGACATAATCTGCAATAGTCGTGTCGGTTTCATGGCCTATGCCGCTGATAATCGGAATATGGCTTTTATATATTGCATTTGCGACCATTTCTTCATTAAATGCCCATAAATCCTCTAATGAACCGCCACCACGCGCTAATAGCAGAACATCACATTCTTTACGCTGATTAGCCGTAATGATCGCCTGATTGATTTCGTATTTCGCTTCGTTACCCTGAACCATAACGGGATAAATAATAATCGGAATACTTGGAAATCGGCGGGCAAGTACGGATAAGATGTCGCGTATGGCAGCACCCGATGCCGATGTAATAATTCCAATTGCCGCAGGGATCCGTGGTAATTGCTTTTTGTGATCCGGGGAAAAAAGTCCTTTTGCATCTAGCTTGGCTTTGAGTTGTTCGAAGGCGAGGCGCAACGCGCCATCGCCGGATTCCTGCATCTGATTGATAATTAATTGATAATCTCCACGAGATTCATAGAGGCTAACATTGGCACTAGCCAGAATTTGCAGGCCATTTTCAGGTTTAAATTTAAGCCTCTGTGCCTGGCTTTTAAATAAGGCGCAACGCACCTGAGCGCGTTCATCTTTTAAAGAGAAATAAAGATGACCAGATGACGGGCGACTTAGATTAGAGATTTCACCGCTGATTTGTATAGAAAAGAAGTTTTGTTCCAGCAGAAATTTAACATCTCGATTGAGCCGGGAAACGCTATAAATTGTTTGCATAGTGGGAGTGAAAGAATCCATAGCATTTATTTTGGAGTTTAAAGGTTTAGCAAAAATGTCTGAGAGTAGGTTGTATAGTCTATACTCTTGCTGGTCAATACGTCGCACGGTCGCCATAGCCGCAGATTTTGGCTGGAACAGGAGGCCGAGTCACGGATATGGCTGATTATGTAAAGTAACAGCAAAGTTAAGTGAAGAGTGAAAATTAAGCGTTACAACCTCGTCACAGACTAGACGAAGTTTGTTTAGATTAAAACATGCCCTCCAATTTTCATATAAATAATTAACACATCTCAGAGTATTGTAAAATAAACTTCATTATCTGTATATTGATTGGAGTAAAGATGGGTTGGCTTTATCTTTTGGGAGCGAGTATTGCAGAAATATTTTTTGCATTAAGCCTTAAATATAACGAAGGGTTCACTAAACTGATTCCTTCGATTGTTACAGCAGTGACAGGTGCGGGGAGTTTTGGTTTGTTAATTTTAGCAATTAAAACCTTACCTCTAGGTACGGCTTATGCTATCTGGACCGGGGTTGGTGCAGCAGGAATTGCTATTGCAGGGATTTTTCTGTTTAAAGAATCGGTGGATATTTACCGCCTTTCTTCCATCGCACTTATTATTATTGGTGTAGTAGGTTTAAAAATATTTTCTGGTGAATAATATGCTGCATATTATCAGCATCAGTTCAGGACACGAGGTATTATTTGAACGTATTGCCCGCGGGGATGTCTTGCTTTTTATCGAGAGCGCAGTGCTTTGTTTACATAAAAATTCACAAGCTGCACAGGCAATACTGGCAAATAACCAGCAGTTTGAATTTCATGCTTTGCAAGCTGATTTATTAGCAAGAGGGCTCACTGCAGATAAGATTATATCGGGGATAAATATTGTTGATTATCAAGGTTTTGTTACTTTAACGCTGACACATAAAGTCATTAAAACATGGAGTTAAAGGTGAGCGGCGATAACATACCCACGAACAGTCAGGGTTTTTTGCTGGACATGAGTCTATGGAATGAACAACTGGCAAAGTGTCTTGCTGATATTGAGGGCATAAATTTAACAGATGCGCATTGGGAAATAATATATTTTATTCGCCAGTTTTATCAAGAGTATAAATACTTACCCAATGCCCGTGTTTTTAGTAAAGCTATTAAACAAAAGCTGGGTGAAGAAAAGGCGAATAGCCGTTATTTACTGAAATTATTTCCAGCAGGGCCACTAAAATATTCCTGCAAGATTGCAGGCTTACCCAAACCGCCTAGTTGTTTGTAGCTTGGACGTTTTTAGTGGCTTTATAGCTTCATGACACACCTCATATTTCCAGTGTCAGCTTTTCAATTATTGGAAAATTTAGTTTGTCAATTTACTGCTGCTTAAACCTGTGGATCTGCCGACGCTGTTTTTTGTTGGGACGTTCTGTGACGTCATTGTGCAAAAATTGACGTTCTATTCGTCTCTGAGCCGCATCTTGCTCGCGTTTTAAGCGACTGGCGGCTGTTTCTTCATAAAGAAGGACCGCTTCAGAAGCAGGTCTACGTTGGGCATTGATGGCTACTACTATAATATCCCAGCTTAAATGATCTTTATGGATAATTATATGGCTATCAACTTTTACCTCTTTACCTGGTTTTGTGCGCTGACCGTTTAAGTGTACTTTGCCCCCTGAAACTGCTTCAGCGGCTAGTTTGCGCGTTTTAAAAAAACGCGCAGTCCAGAGCCATTTATCTAAACGAATGGATTCTAACTGAGCCATAAGCGGAATTAACTTTCAGACCAGGCTTTATAACCACCAGCTAAACTCACTGCATTGCTGAAGCCTAGTTTATGCAGGCTTTCTGTTGCTAATGCCGAGCGCCCACCTGACTGGCAGCAAATAATAATTTTAGCTGCGTGTTGGCCAGTAAAAGCAGGGTGGTTATTGATTTGAAACTCAAGTACTCCGCGCGGAATATTGATTGCATTAGGTATTTGGCCTGCGGAAAATTCAGCAGGTTCCCGAACATCTAGAATAAGATGGTCAGATAACGTTTGTCTGGCTTCCGTTACACTGATTTCAGTAATGTTTTGTTTGGCATTTGCAACTAAATCCATTGCTGTTATAGGCATGTTTTTTCTCCGGATCAATCATTTAAAAATATATATTAGCAAGTTATGATATATAAATGCCAGTTTTTTAGTGACTGGCAGGTAATTAAGGTAAATAATAGCTGTTTTTCGTTTTTTTGTGCTGGGGATATTTTGTGAATCTTGAGAAGGTTATTTTCGGTTTTTTCATTGTACTATCATTAACCTTGAATGTAGGTTTTGTCTTAGGTGAGTATAATAATCCTGAGCACCATAGTGTTTATGAGTTATTTGCTGTTGTGGTGGTTAATATGATTGCTACCGGCTTAAAATTGGGCGATCGATCGCAAATTGGAGCGTTACTGCTGGCAACAAGCCTGGTAGCTGATTTTGAATTAATTGCGGCGGCTTTGGAGTGGACTTTTGCTGTGCATGTCATTGGGACAGGGATTACACCTGAAGTTATTACCAGTATCGTTTCTCTAGCCGGAGGCGCATTGGTTGCTAATATAATTTCAGTTGTTATTCTGGTTTCAGAAACCCTGATTTCAAGGATATAACAGTCAGATGTTTATTTAACACTCTATATTCGAGCATAGTCTATGTACACTAGTAATGAGCTAAGCCGTGTTAGTTTTATTGTTATGCGCGAGATGCGCACGCCTTTAATTGCCTTAATAACGGTATATTCGGTTGCTATTTTTGGCATGGTGTCTATACCCGGCCCTGAAATAGATGGAAAAATAGAGTATTTAAGTATTTTTCATGCTTTTTATTTTATGACTTATACCGCAACCACGACCGGGTTCGGTGAAATTCCTTTTGCATTCAGTGATGCACAACGTTTGTGGGCAATAGCATGTCTTTATGTCAGTGTCGTCACCTGGTTTTATGCACTGGGTAGTATTGTACGTTTATTCCAGAATGTATTTTTTAAACGTGCTGTTGATGAATTGCGTTTTGCTTTAAGTGTTAATCGTATCGGAGCACCTTTTTATATTATCTGTGGTTTTGGTGATACCGGCAGTGTGCTGGTAAGAGGTTTGAATGATGCTGGTTTGCATGCCGTTGTTATTGATGAGAGTGCGGAACGTGTAATGGCCTTAAAATTACGTAATTATAAAACCGCTGTGCCGGGTTTATGCGCTGATGCAAGTGTCCCCAGGCATTTACTGGAAGCGGGTGTAACCAGCGAATATTGTAAAGCGGTGGTTGCCATCACCAGTATTGAAGACGTTAACCTTAAAATTTCGGCTGTAGCACGCTTATTGAACCCCGATGTTGGTATTCTTACCATGTCTAAAATGGATGTTTTTGAGGAAACATTGGCGACTTTAGGGGGAGAAGTGCATATTGTTGATCCTTTTAAAACTTTTGCTAAAGTGCTCAATGCCTGTATCAATAATCCTGCGTTTTATGCCTTGAATAATTGGCTTGTTGGTGATAAAGGCGCAAATCTTGAATCGTATGTGCATCCACCTGTTGGCGGCTGGATTATTGCTGGTTATGGGCGAATGGGTATGGAGGCGAATCATGTTTTAACCATGAACGGGATAAAAACGGCTGTAATTGATCCACATTCACGCAAAAAAGAAGAAGAAATTGAAACCTATATTACGGGTAGAGCAAATGCCAAAACATTGAGGAAAGCAGGAATTGATCATGCAGTCGGGTTGTTAGCAGCTGCCGATGATGATGGTCAGAATTTAAGTGTATTATTAAATGCGCGTAGTCTGAATCAGAATTTATTTACTATCGTAAGGCAGAATAGTCATCAAAATGAGCTGGCCTTCGCTAAAGCAGATGCTGATATGATTATGCAGCCAACTTTGGTTACTGCAAGAAAAATCCTGTTATTGTTGATAGCCCCTTTATTAAAACACTTTTTTCGATATTTATTGGCCAGGGAGCCAGGTCGGGATGATGATATTAAACAAGTTATCAGTACGCTAAGGGATAAAATAGGTGATAAAAAACCCTTACTGGTAACCGTTGATTTTACCCGAGAAAAAAGTAGAGCAGTGATTCAGTACTTAGATCAAGGTTTTGATGTGTTGTTGGGTGATATTATTGCCGATCCGCGGAACCCCGAGCAAGAGCTGGAATTAATGCTGTTTGTTATTCAATCTGAAGGGCAAGTAATAGTTTTACCTTCGAATGATCATAAAATCAAAGAAGGCGACCAATTACTTTTTTGTGGCACTGCGTATGCTAAACAAATATTAAAGTCGACTATTAACAATGAGTATACTTTGCATTATTTATGTACGGGTATTCACAAACCATCCAGTTATTTTGCCCAATGGTATGCACGTAGGTTCAATAAAGCGTAGTTTCCGATTTTATCAAGTAGTGTGAGTTGAAAAATTATAATGAGTGAGAATATACGTAAATGCGCCCTGTGTGGACTTGCAGTTGAAATAGAGGGATTTAATGTCCAGACAACTGAGGGCTTAAAGCACTTTTGTTGTGCTGGGTGTGTGTCAGTTTATCGCTTATTAAATGGCGATAAAATCAAAGAATAAATAATGCAGCGCAGATTTCAGCCTTTCTAATGGCAGGTATTCAGAAATATCCTTAAATTGATTCTACTTTATATCCAGATTCCGACCAGGACAAGAAACTGGCGCTGTCTTTTTTCCATTCCGCAAGCACAAAGCGTTGTGCATCTTGTCCGTTTATCTGTAAATCATGTACTGCAGGCCTATGGGTATGGCCATGAATTAAGCGCTTAGTCTGGAATTTTTCCATGACCTTTTGAATGCTTTGCTGATTGACATCCATAATATCCTGAGATTTTTTGCGCTTATGAAAATAACTGCGTAAGCGATACCAGCGGGCATATAACAATCTGAATATCAACGGCCTGGATAAAACATTTTCTTGCCATTCGGTAGCGTGTGATTTGATACGGAATTCCTGATAGGGCAGGTCATCGGTACACAGCAAATCGCCATGCGTCAGTAAAGTACTCGTTCCATAGAGATCAATGACGCTATATTCATCCAGTAAGGTGATCCCTGTTTGTTCACTAAACCGCTTGCCGATCAGAAAGTCACGGTTACCATGTATATAAAAGACGGGTATGCCCTGATTCGTGAGAGCTTTAAGGTGTTTTTTTACCGTGTTGATTGGCGGGCTAAAATCATCATCCCCAATCCAGGTATCAAATAAGTCGCCTAATATATATAAAGCACGAGCTTGAGTGGCACGCGTTGTTAATAGTTCTATAAACTTACGTGTTACTTCAGGGCGTTCAATGGTTAGATGCAAGTCTGAAATAAACAGAGTTTCATTACTCATAGCATAAAAATCTGGCGCAAAAGAAAGAAAAATAAGGAGTGCAATAGCTTTAGGCTAGCTATTGCTAAAAACTAAAACTTTTTACTCTTAATATGTGATGAGTCGGGTTGTTAATCAGTTCTGCGTCTAGATAAGTCAACCCGACTTACAAGCTGTTTCTATTTAATAACTTCAGCTTTTTCAATAATAATATCTGTTTTAGGTACATCTTGATGGCCATTGCGAGTAGCTGTTGGCGCTTTTGCCATTTCATCAACAACATCCATACCTTCAACTACTTTACCGAATACAGTATAACCCCAGCCCTGTGATGTTGGTGCGCTATGGTTTAAGAAGTCATTATCCTTATAGTTAATAAAAAATTGAGAAGATGCAGAGTCTGGAATCCCTGTACGCGCCATGGCGACCGTGCCACGATCATTTTTTAAACCATTATCGGCTTCTATTTTAATCGTATCGTGTGTCGCTTTTTGTTTAAAACTGGTATCAAAACCACCGCCCTGTGCCATAAAGCCTGGAATAACACGATGAAAAACAGTGCCATTGTAAAAGCCTTCATTAACATAGGTAAGAAAGTTTTTTACAGTAATAGGCGCTTTTTCTGGGTTTAGCTCAATAGTGAAATCACCCGCAGTAGTTTGAAATTTGACCCTAGGTTGTGTTTCTGGCATTTTGTTTTCCGTTGAGAAAGAATAGGTTGAAGTAAAGTAGAGCATCAAAAAAATAATTAAAGAACGCATAGTACCCACTATAAAAAGATGTAAATCGTAAATTCTATGTGTTTTTAGCTTGAAAGAGAAGGGTTAATATTGCAAAATTGAATAATTAAACTCATATCAGTGAGTCCTCAGATTGAATTATTCGGAATTACAAAGCCACAAATGTTAAAAATATATAATACCCTGACGCGCAGCAAAGACATTTTTACACCGCGAGTTGAGGGGAAGGTAGGCATGTATGTCTGTGGGATGACAGTGTATGATTACTGTCATATTGGACATGCACGTGTGATGGTCGTGTTTGATATTGTTGCTCGATATTTACGTTATTCAGGTTACGACTTAAGGTATGTGCGTAATGTCACTGATATAGATGATAAAATCATTCAGCGTGCAAATGAAAATAATGAAGAGATTGGCGCCTTAACGCAGCGATTTATTGAAGCAATGCATGCAGATGAGCGTGCATTAGCCGTATTACCACCTGATATGGAGCCCAGAGCGACTAAATCAATGGATGATATTATCCTGATGATTACCGCCTTGTTTGAAAAGGGTCTGGCTTACACAGGGAGCAATGGGGATGTTTTTTATGCAGTGAATAAATTTGCCGGTTATGGTGCTTTATCAGGTAAAAAACTGGATGAATTACAGGCGGGTGAGCGAGTTGAAGTCGATCAGGCAAAAAAAAATCCCTTTGATTTTGTATTATGGAAAAAGGCCAAAGCAGACGAGCCGTACTGGAATTCGCCCTGGGGAAGAGGGCGGCCGGGTTGGCATATAGAATGTTCGGCTATGGCTACGAGATGTCTGGGGCATCATTTTGATATACATGGCGGCGGTATGGATTTACAATTTCCTCATCATGAAAATGAAATTGCCCAATCTGAAGGCGCGACCGGTGAAAAGTTTGTTAATACCTGGATGCATAATGGATTTGTACGTATAAATGAAGAAAAAATGTCCAAATCGCTGGGTAATTTTTTCACAGTCAGAGAAGTGTTAAAGCAATATAGGCCAGAGGTAGTACGTTTTTTTGTAATGTCCAGTCATTACCGTAGTCCACTCAATTATTCTGATGAGCAGCTGGATGATGCGGGAGTTGCATTGACTCGTTTATATACAGCCTTGCGTGGAGTTCCGGCAATAGCAGGAAAAAGCAGTGAATATAGCAAGCGATTTAAACAGGCAATGGACGATGATTTTAATACGCCTGTTGCAGTAGCGGTATTATTTGATATGGCAAGAGAATTGAATAAAGAAAAAAATAATGATGCCGAACTTGCATCCAGGCTAGCCGCTGAATTAAAAGAGCTGTCTAATGTATTGGGCATTTTGCAGGATGATCCGGAAAGTTTTTTGCAGGCTGGAGATACCGTAAAAGAAGGCGGTTTAAGTGAGCAGGAAATTGAACAATTCATTGAGCAGCGCCTACGGGCAAAACAACACAAGAACTGGGCGCTCGCGGATAAAATCCGCGAGGATTTAAAGCAGCAGGGCATAGTCCTGGAAGATGTTGCTGCAGGCACCAACTGGCGTCGTGAATAAATGGCCTTGTTTGTTATTGCAACAAAGTCACTGTAGGGCGCGACTTTAGCCGGCCTATGTTAGTTGTTACTTAGGTTGGCGGACAGAAGCCACGCTCTACCGACAACAAGCTTTTCTAGTAAAACTGTTTTTTATAAAAAACCAAAGTCAATAGAGCTTGAAACTAATCAATTATCAATACTAAGTATAAATGTGACTGAAATAAAAGATAAATCCATCCAGATATACCTTGACGAACTGGCAAGTAAAGCACCGACACCCGGTGGCGGAAGTGCAGCGGCACTGCTAGGCGCGCAATCTGCAGCATTAACCAGTATGGTATGTAATTTAACCATCGGTAAACCAAAATACGCAGAAGTTGAAACGGAAATGCAGGTCTTGTTAAGCAAATCCGAATCCTTGCGTGTAACGTTAACTGCCATGATTAAGGCTGATGTTGATGTTTTTAGTCAATTAATGGCAGCATATGGCCTGGCAAAAGAATCGGACCAGGAAAAAGTAGCTCGTAGCCAGCAAATTCAGACAGTATTGCGTGAGGCAACACAAATTCCCTTAAACTGTGCCAAAGCCTGTGCCGAAGCAATAGTATTAAGTCAGGAAGCGGCAGATAAAGGCAGCTTAAATGTGATTAGTGATGCCGGAGTCGCGGTGATGTCGGCTTATGCCGGGCTAAAAAGTGCAGCTTTGAATGTTTATATTAATGCCGCCAGCCTGAAAGACAGGCCTTTTGCCGAAGAAAAACTAGCAGAATTAGCAGTAATACTCAAAGGCGCAGATATAAAAGCTGAAGAGATCTATCAGCTAGTCAAAAATAAATTGTAAAACCTTAAATAATTATTGACCGACTATAAAAAACAGCTATAATAGTCAGCTCTTTAAGGCATTAATTGCTAGCGTAGTAATTGAACTTATAAGTGTATCGGGGTATAGCGCAGTTTGGTAGCGCGCCTGCTTTGGGAGCAGGATGTCGGGGGTTCGAATCCCTCTACCCCGACCAATACAATGCGCTTGTAGCTCAGCTGGATAGAGCATCGGCCTTCTAAGCCGAGGGTCGCAGGTTCGACTCCTGCCAAGCGTACCATTTCCTTAAAGAACCACACACCATTATGGTGGGCGTAGCTCAGTTGGTAGAGTCCCGGATTGTGATTCCGGTTGTCGTGGGTTCGAGCCCCATCGTCCACCCCAATGATACTTTATAAACAATAACTTACAGGTTTCTTCTTGTAAGTGGTCAATCAAATGTTCTTTGTATATCAATGCCTAAGTTACCATGTAACATACATGGACTAGTTAGTTATTGACGAATAATAATTGTAACTACTCAGCATACTTAAAAATCGCATGAAGTTATAAAGAAAATTCTGGCAGCTTCCCCTCAAATACAAGCAGCATTATCTGAGTTGCATTCGCTTTGTGTATACGACACGTTGATAGATAACTTCTGACGCGGTGAAATATTTCAGTGCCATCGGTACTACGAAAAAAAACGATATTTTTTGATGAACTTTGCTTGTTCGAATCGCATTTTCGGCAGCATTATTGGTAAACAACACACAAACACACTGATGTGTCATAAGGCTCAACACATTCTCCTCATAATTAATAAGCCTTTCCAGTAAGTTTCTAGCCTTAGTGCGTTTAACTCTTCCTCGATTTACTTTTGTAGGCCTATCGAGCGACGGACATTCAATTTCCGCTTTGCCGAGTAATTTTCTCTCTATATTGCACTTTCCATTGCTCAGCTTCTTGGCCCGTCAGTATCCCAGTTGTTTTATTTGACTGCGCCATTCACTTTCTCAAGCAATTGCTTAACATGGTTGATTGCTGAATCAACAGCAATGGAATTTATTTTCAACGGTAAT
Encoded here:
- a CDS encoding RNA-binding S4 domain-containing protein; translated protein: MAQLESIRLDKWLWTARFFKTRKLAAEAVSGGKVHLNGQRTKPGKEVKVDSHIIIHKDHLSWDIIVVAINAQRRPASEAVLLYEETAASRLKREQDAAQRRIERQFLHNDVTERPNKKQRRQIHRFKQQ
- a CDS encoding metal-binding protein; this translates as MSENIRKCALCGLAVEIEGFNVQTTEGLKHFCCAGCVSVYRLLNGDKIKE
- the xseA gene encoding exodeoxyribonuclease VII large subunit, with protein sequence MDSFTPTMQTIYSVSRLNRDVKFLLEQNFFSIQISGEISNLSRPSSGHLYFSLKDERAQVRCALFKSQAQRLKFKPENGLQILASANVSLYESRGDYQLIINQMQESGDGALRLAFEQLKAKLDAKGLFSPDHKKQLPRIPAAIGIITSASGAAIRDILSVLARRFPSIPIIIYPVMVQGNEAKYEINQAIITANQRKECDVLLLARGGGSLEDLWAFNEEMVANAIYKSHIPIISGIGHETDTTIADYVADLRAATPTAAAEHCTPDGQQWLGQFQAYEQRLIQLIKNNIQQTAQHLDWLTKNLQLQHPGKQLQIKAQRLDELELRLTNTLKNQLSQAKARLKTHHAQLWQYNPAHTVQRLKSEYLALNNRLFTNIKIKLHTRHERLAHLSQTLNIVSPLATLQRGYTLSTDQQGKLITSTQHLKVGQTFNTRLATGSINSQIREIKHE
- a CDS encoding YbjQ family protein yields the protein MQFSTTPEIPCKTIQKNLGVVTGNVVQSKHVGRDLMAGLKGIIGGEIVGYTEMLAEARDIAIQRMVDEATKRGADAIINIRFTTSAIMANASEILAYGTAVKLKDQE
- a CDS encoding DUF6394 family protein, giving the protein MNLEKVIFGFFIVLSLTLNVGFVLGEYNNPEHHSVYELFAVVVVNMIATGLKLGDRSQIGALLLATSLVADFELIAAALEWTFAVHVIGTGITPEVITSIVSLAGGALVANIISVVILVSETLISRI
- a CDS encoding TusE/DsrC/DsvC family sulfur relay protein, with amino-acid sequence MELKVSGDNIPTNSQGFLLDMSLWNEQLAKCLADIEGINLTDAHWEIIYFIRQFYQEYKYLPNARVFSKAIKQKLGEEKANSRYLLKLFPAGPLKYSCKIAGLPKPPSCL
- a CDS encoding peptidoglycan DD-metalloendopeptidase family protein codes for the protein MNKLLLTLLLVPQISLSSALPKQLAVPGGIVNIELGSVETPAPEVFFQDKRVLILENDHRWFAVIGIPLTSKTGQHAIQVKTEGKTTELAFDIVDKDYPAQYITIKNKRMVNPNPDDLKRISSERPAINKALNTWTEQPVEDLLFSLPVKGRLSSPFGLKRFFNNQPKNPHSGLDIAASTGTAISAPAPGMVINTGSYYYNGNTVFLDHGQGLISGYFHMSKITVKAGQIVEQGTKLGEVGETGRVTGPHLHWNVYLNKTKVDPALFVPELSETKTEPVQ
- a CDS encoding NAD(P)-dependent oxidoreductase, whose amino-acid sequence is MNHTHKSLGFIGIGLMGQPMSLRLLAAGYRVNVWNRTPEKLNTVIQAGAIPCKSVTDLVAQSDIILLCLADSPIVENIVLQHLLPLGTKHKLLIDLSSTHPETTRQLAQLLHKNCAMDWVDAPVSGGVAGATDGTLAIMAGGNEKSVKIAREVLESLYSQFTHMGKVGSGQITKVCNQMIVSCNVLVIAEMIALAEKSGVDASKIATALTGGFADSKPLQIVAPEMASGIFTPIKWRVKTLLKDLHMATDLASTQSTSTPMTALAAQLMQLHGSHGFLEQDPATLIKLYNNKK
- a CDS encoding DMT family transporter; this translates as MGWLYLLGASIAEIFFALSLKYNEGFTKLIPSIVTAVTGAGSFGLLILAIKTLPLGTAYAIWTGVGAAGIAIAGIFLFKESVDIYRLSSIALIIIGVVGLKIFSGE
- a CDS encoding NAD-binding protein — translated: MYTSNELSRVSFIVMREMRTPLIALITVYSVAIFGMVSIPGPEIDGKIEYLSIFHAFYFMTYTATTTGFGEIPFAFSDAQRLWAIACLYVSVVTWFYALGSIVRLFQNVFFKRAVDELRFALSVNRIGAPFYIICGFGDTGSVLVRGLNDAGLHAVVIDESAERVMALKLRNYKTAVPGLCADASVPRHLLEAGVTSEYCKAVVAITSIEDVNLKISAVARLLNPDVGILTMSKMDVFEETLATLGGEVHIVDPFKTFAKVLNACINNPAFYALNNWLVGDKGANLESYVHPPVGGWIIAGYGRMGMEANHVLTMNGIKTAVIDPHSRKKEEEIETYITGRANAKTLRKAGIDHAVGLLAAADDDGQNLSVLLNARSLNQNLFTIVRQNSHQNELAFAKADADMIMQPTLVTARKILLLLIAPLLKHFFRYLLAREPGRDDDIKQVISTLRDKIGDKKPLLVTVDFTREKSRAVIQYLDQGFDVLLGDIIADPRNPEQELELMLFVIQSEGQVIVLPSNDHKIKEGDQLLFCGTAYAKQILKSTINNEYTLHYLCTGIHKPSSYFAQWYARRFNKA
- the tusB gene encoding sulfurtransferase complex subunit TusB, with the protein product MLHIISISSGHEVLFERIARGDVLLFIESAVLCLHKNSQAAQAILANNQQFEFHALQADLLARGLTADKIISGINIVDYQGFVTLTLTHKVIKTWS
- a CDS encoding rhodanese-like domain-containing protein, which translates into the protein MPITAMDLVANAKQNITEISVTEARQTLSDHLILDVREPAEFSAGQIPNAINIPRGVLEFQINNHPAFTGQHAAKIIICCQSGGRSALATESLHKLGFSNAVSLAGGYKAWSES